One window from the genome of Chlamydiota bacterium encodes:
- a CDS encoding radical SAM protein encodes MERSELACRAREALAMQSPCRLCPRRCGARRAAGERGACGEGAAARVYRAAPHRGEEPPLSGVAGSGTVFFSGCTLRCVYCQNHPFSQGGAGEELSAAELAGVFLALQAAGCHNLNLVTPTHVLPQILQALERAVGDGFALPVVYNTSGYETPEALRLLDGVADIYLPDLRYADGDAAARYSGAADYPAFSRRAVREMWRQVGPLATDAAGIARRGLIVRHLVLPGGVAGTGEVMRFLAEEVSRDVRVSLMRQYTPCFRAVGDPVIGRRVTRREFDEAVAAMRRAGLSRGWVQEGADEAPEEFLGESLAPKRAQMRTVRTRNRV; translated from the coding sequence ATGGAGCGCAGCGAACTGGCCTGCCGCGCCCGGGAAGCGCTCGCGATGCAGTCGCCGTGCCGCCTCTGCCCCCGCCGCTGCGGGGCGCGGCGGGCCGCGGGGGAGCGGGGGGCGTGCGGCGAGGGGGCGGCGGCGCGCGTCTACCGCGCCGCGCCGCATCGCGGCGAGGAACCCCCGCTCTCCGGCGTCGCCGGGTCGGGCACGGTCTTCTTCAGCGGCTGCACCCTCCGCTGCGTCTACTGCCAGAACCACCCGTTCAGCCAGGGGGGGGCGGGGGAGGAGCTCTCGGCGGCGGAGCTCGCGGGCGTCTTCCTCGCGCTTCAGGCGGCGGGGTGCCACAACCTGAACCTCGTCACCCCGACGCACGTCCTCCCGCAGATACTCCAGGCGCTGGAGCGGGCGGTTGGCGACGGGTTCGCGCTCCCGGTGGTCTACAACACCAGCGGGTACGAGACGCCCGAGGCGCTGCGGCTGCTCGACGGCGTTGCGGACATCTACCTGCCCGACCTCCGATATGCCGACGGGGACGCCGCGGCGCGCTACTCGGGCGCGGCCGACTACCCGGCGTTCAGCCGCCGCGCGGTGCGGGAGATGTGGCGGCAGGTGGGGCCGCTCGCGACCGACGCGGCGGGGATCGCCCGGCGGGGGCTCATCGTGCGGCACCTGGTCCTCCCCGGGGGGGTCGCCGGCACCGGGGAGGTCATGCGGTTCCTCGCCGAGGAGGTCTCCCGCGACGTGCGCGTCAGCCTGATGCGCCAGTACACGCCCTGCTTCCGGGCGGTTGGAGACCCGGTCATCGGCCGCAGGGTGACGCGGCGCGAGTTCGACGAGGCGGTCGCGGCGATGCGCCGGGCGGGCCTCTCGCGCGGCTGGGTGCAGGAGGGGGCCGACGAGGCGCCCGAAGAGTTCCTCGGGGAATCGTTGGCGCCGAAACGCGCACAAATGCGTACTGTGCGGACCCGGAATCGCGTATAA
- a CDS encoding YebC/PmpR family DNA-binding transcriptional regulator, producing MSGHSKWASIKHKKGAADQKRGKIFSKFVREISVAARFGGGDPASNPRLRTVIAKAKQFNMPADNIDKAIKKGTGELPGVSYEEITYEGYGPAGVALMVDCLSDNKNRTSSEIRNIFDKRNGRMAGAGSVAWNFNKKGFIAVEKEGVDEDQLLAVALDAGAEDFNAEEKGAYEIFTRPEALEEVKKALEAKGIRYSHAEIARIPKTTVAVTGKDAQHVLELMEELEDHDDVQNVSSNADLPDDLVEAAAKR from the coding sequence ATGAGCGGACACTCGAAATGGGCCAGCATCAAGCACAAGAAGGGCGCGGCGGACCAGAAGCGCGGCAAGATCTTCAGCAAGTTCGTCAGGGAAATCAGCGTGGCGGCGCGTTTCGGCGGCGGCGATCCGGCCTCGAACCCGCGCCTCCGCACGGTGATCGCCAAGGCGAAGCAGTTCAACATGCCGGCGGACAACATCGACAAGGCGATCAAGAAAGGGACCGGCGAGCTGCCGGGGGTCTCCTACGAGGAGATCACCTACGAGGGGTACGGGCCCGCGGGCGTGGCGTTGATGGTCGACTGCCTCTCGGACAACAAGAACCGCACCTCGTCCGAGATCCGCAACATCTTCGACAAGCGGAACGGGCGGATGGCGGGGGCGGGTTCCGTGGCGTGGAACTTCAACAAGAAGGGGTTCATCGCGGTGGAGAAGGAGGGGGTCGACGAGGACCAGCTGCTCGCCGTCGCCCTCGACGCGGGGGCCGAGGATTTCAACGCCGAGGAGAAGGGGGCGTACGAGATCTTCACCCGGCCCGAGGCGCTCGAGGAGGTCAAGAAGGCCCTCGAGGCCAAGGGGATACGCTACTCCCATGCCGAGATCGCCCGCATCCCCAAGACCACGGTGGCCGTGACCGGGAAGGACGCGCAGCACGTCCTGGAGCTGATGGAGGAGCTGGAGGACCACGACGACGTGCAGAACGTCTCGTCGAACGCGGACCTGCCGGACGACCTCGTCGAGGCCGCGGCGAAGCGCTGA
- the ruvC gene encoding crossover junction endodeoxyribonuclease RuvC, producing the protein MRIIGIDPGTIVTGYGIVDRKRSAVSFVACGCIVNRPHVPLPVRFLKIHRELGEVLDAYRPAEMAVEGIFFCRNVKTALALGEARGIAMLAAAERGLGVFEYAPRRVKQAILGRGGADKAQVQFMVKAILGLPEAPRPADAADALALALCHAYTGAGCAARAPDPALGGRAEARPARGRVKG; encoded by the coding sequence GTGAGAATAATCGGCATCGACCCCGGCACCATCGTGACCGGCTACGGGATCGTGGACCGGAAACGAAGCGCCGTCTCCTTCGTCGCCTGCGGTTGCATCGTGAACCGGCCCCACGTTCCGCTTCCCGTCCGGTTCCTGAAGATCCACCGGGAGCTGGGGGAGGTTCTGGACGCCTACCGGCCGGCGGAGATGGCGGTCGAGGGGATCTTCTTCTGCAGGAACGTGAAGACGGCGCTGGCGCTCGGCGAGGCCCGCGGCATCGCGATGCTGGCGGCGGCCGAGCGGGGCCTGGGGGTGTTCGAGTACGCGCCGCGGCGGGTGAAGCAGGCGATCCTCGGCCGCGGGGGCGCGGACAAGGCCCAGGTGCAGTTCATGGTGAAGGCGATCCTCGGCCTCCCGGAGGCGCCGCGCCCCGCCGACGCGGCCGACGCGCTCGCCCTCGCCCTCTGCCACGCGTACACGGGGGCCGGGTGCGCGGCGCGGGCCCCCGATCCCGCCTTGGGCGGGCGGGCAGAGGCGCGGCCGGCGCGCGGCCGCGTGAAAGGGTGA
- the ruvA gene encoding Holliday junction branch migration protein RuvA, with amino-acid sequence MITHLEGELREAQPTRVVIDVAGVGYECVIPLSSFDRLPRSGARVSILTHLHLRDDGLVLFGFLTEEERGLFRLLISVSGIGPKIAIGILSGISPRNFRAAVREGNAAALSAVPGIGKKKAERLILELKDRVEAFEEGEPGVPAAGRAENDAAMALVSLGYSQAEAARAVHAAAKRIGKAADAETLIREALKAAN; translated from the coding sequence ATGATCACGCACCTCGAGGGGGAGCTCAGGGAGGCCCAGCCGACCCGCGTCGTGATCGACGTGGCGGGGGTGGGCTACGAGTGCGTCATCCCCCTGAGCAGCTTCGACCGTCTCCCGCGGAGCGGGGCGCGGGTTTCGATCCTGACGCATCTGCATCTCCGCGACGACGGGCTGGTGCTCTTCGGCTTCCTGACCGAGGAGGAGCGCGGGCTTTTCCGCCTCCTCATCTCCGTCTCGGGGATAGGGCCCAAGATCGCCATCGGCATCCTGAGCGGCATCTCCCCGCGCAACTTCCGCGCGGCGGTGCGGGAGGGGAACGCCGCGGCGCTCTCCGCGGTCCCGGGGATCGGCAAGAAGAAGGCCGAGCGTCTCATCCTGGAGCTGAAGGACCGCGTCGAGGCGTTCGAGGAGGGGGAGCCGGGGGTTCCGGCGGCGGGGCGCGCGGAGAACGACGCGGCGATGGCGCTCGTCTCGCTCGGCTACTCGCAGGCGGAAGCCGCGCGGGCGGTCCACGCCGCGGCGAAGCGGATCGGGAAGGCCGCGGATGCGGAAACGCTCATCCGCGAGGCGCTGAAGGCGGCGAACTGA
- the ruvB gene encoding Holliday junction branch migration DNA helicase RuvB, whose protein sequence is MTERFVEKALKDRDPQLDLTLRPAEFGEFIGQERIKERLGIFIRAARERGEALEHAIFSGPPGLGKTTLAHLISRAMGSNIKATSGPVIEKAGDLAGLLTNLENGDILFIDEIHRLNKVIEEYLYPAMEDFTLDIIIDQGPSARSVRLNLARFTLLGATTRSGLISAPLRSRFGMTIRLDYYPAADLEKIVRRSAGILGVEIDDGGAAEIARRARGTPRIANNLLRRVRDYAQVKAGNRIDAATADAALSFLDVDRHGLDEMDARILTTIIRSFGGGPVGIGSLAVAVGEERETIEEVYEPYLIQQGYLKRTSQGRVATEKARAMFGEPGKGGAGQGELL, encoded by the coding sequence ATGACGGAGCGATTCGTGGAAAAGGCGCTGAAGGACCGGGACCCCCAGCTCGATCTCACGCTCCGCCCCGCGGAGTTCGGCGAGTTCATCGGGCAGGAGCGGATCAAGGAGCGGCTCGGGATATTCATCCGCGCCGCGCGCGAGCGGGGCGAGGCGCTCGAGCACGCCATCTTCTCGGGCCCGCCGGGACTCGGCAAGACCACGCTCGCCCACCTGATCTCCCGGGCGATGGGCTCCAACATCAAGGCCACCTCCGGGCCGGTCATCGAGAAGGCCGGCGACCTCGCGGGGCTTTTGACCAACCTCGAGAACGGCGACATCCTCTTCATCGACGAGATCCACCGGCTGAACAAGGTGATCGAGGAGTACCTGTACCCGGCGATGGAGGACTTCACGCTCGACATCATCATCGACCAGGGCCCCAGCGCCCGGAGCGTGCGCCTCAACCTCGCCCGGTTCACGCTCCTCGGCGCCACGACCCGGAGCGGGCTCATCAGCGCCCCGCTCCGCTCGCGTTTCGGGATGACGATACGGCTCGACTACTACCCTGCCGCCGACCTCGAGAAGATCGTCCGGAGGAGCGCGGGGATCCTCGGCGTCGAGATCGACGACGGCGGCGCGGCGGAGATCGCCCGGCGGGCGCGCGGCACCCCCCGCATCGCCAACAACCTCCTCCGCCGGGTGCGGGACTACGCGCAGGTGAAGGCCGGCAACCGCATCGACGCCGCGACGGCCGACGCGGCCCTCTCCTTCCTCGACGTGGACCGGCACGGCCTCGACGAGATGGACGCGCGGATACTGACGACCATCATCCGAAGCTTCGGCGGGGGGCCGGTCGGGATCGGCAGCCTCGCCGTGGCGGTGGGAGAGGAGCGGGAGACGATCGAGGAGGTGTACGAGCCGTACCTCATCCAGCAGGGGTATCTGAAGCGCACCTCGCAGGGGCGTGTCGCCACGGAGAAGGCCCGCGCCATGTTCGGGGAGCCCGGGAAGGGCGGGGCGGGGCAGGGGGAGCTTCTCTGA
- the queA gene encoding tRNA preQ1(34) S-adenosylmethionine ribosyltransferase-isomerase QueA: MTRLRTSDFDYPLDPGYIAQEPPPRREAARLMVCRGGAAGVVHTVFDRIGDHLEDGTLLVLNDTKVFPARLAGRKAGTGGRVEVLLLRERGGGEWECLLKPGRRLPRGAEIEFEGSPLVGRVEDRLRGGAFAVRFRGTGEIEREIDRIGRVPLPPYIRRPPAGGRRAPCDDRERYQTVYARRRGAVAAPTAGLHFSVTLLERLAARGIATAALTLHVGPGTFLPVREEYVDDHRMHPEWYEIGEETAAKIARAREEGRQLVAVGTTVARALEAAADERGAVRPGAGWTDIFIRPPYRFKVVRNLLTNFHLPGSTLLMLVAALAGRETVLGLYETAKREGYRFYSYGDAMLVSSAP; encoded by the coding sequence ATGACCCGCCTCAGGACCTCCGACTTCGACTACCCGCTCGACCCGGGGTACATCGCGCAGGAGCCGCCTCCCCGGCGCGAGGCGGCCCGTCTGATGGTCTGCCGGGGCGGGGCGGCGGGCGTCGTCCACACGGTCTTCGACCGGATCGGGGATCATCTCGAGGACGGGACGCTCCTGGTGCTCAACGACACGAAGGTCTTTCCCGCGCGGCTGGCCGGCAGGAAGGCGGGCACGGGCGGACGGGTGGAGGTGCTGCTGCTCCGCGAGCGCGGGGGAGGGGAGTGGGAGTGCCTCCTCAAGCCGGGGAGGCGGCTCCCGCGGGGCGCCGAGATCGAGTTCGAGGGCAGTCCGCTCGTCGGGCGGGTCGAGGATCGGCTGCGCGGCGGCGCGTTCGCGGTGCGCTTCCGCGGAACGGGGGAGATCGAGCGGGAGATCGACAGGATCGGCCGGGTGCCGCTGCCGCCGTACATCCGCCGGCCGCCGGCCGGGGGGCGCCGCGCCCCCTGCGACGACCGGGAGCGATACCAGACGGTCTACGCGCGGCGGCGGGGGGCGGTCGCCGCCCCCACGGCGGGGCTCCACTTCTCCGTGACGCTTCTGGAGCGCCTCGCGGCCCGCGGCATCGCGACGGCGGCGCTCACCCTCCACGTCGGCCCGGGGACGTTCCTCCCGGTCCGCGAGGAATACGTCGACGACCACCGGATGCACCCGGAGTGGTACGAGATCGGGGAGGAGACCGCCGCGAAAATCGCCCGGGCGCGGGAGGAGGGGAGGCAGCTGGTGGCGGTGGGGACGACCGTCGCGCGGGCGCTCGAGGCCGCCGCCGACGAGCGGGGCGCGGTGCGGCCCGGCGCGGGCTGGACGGATATCTTCATCCGCCCCCCGTACCGTTTCAAGGTCGTGCGGAACCTGCTCACGAACTTCCATCTTCCCGGCTCGACGCTCCTGATGCTGGTCGCGGCGCTCGCGGGCAGGGAGACGGTGCTGGGCCTCTACGAGACCGCGAAGAGGGAAGGGTACCGGTTCTACAGCTACGGGGACGCGATGCTCGTGTCGAGCGCGCCGTGA
- a CDS encoding MBL fold metallo-hydrolase: MPKRFLRILLAPLLAAGLFAARGGAAPPAALPASPLAVHVLDVGHGDAIVILTPGGRCVLIDAGGGRRGGGAVLSLLKEKRVRRLDTVVMSHADSDHIGGMPAVLSSGIEVGEFLDPGYPHTTTLYRRVLEAVQARPETRYRTPRAGELLDWGKELRVRVLAPGDDPRGTNDSSIVIRLTYGTVSFLFTGDAGRRSEREMARRFGTGLRAQVLKAGHHGSKSSSTAPFLKLVKPEVAIVSTRGAGPDDPYRETTARLRAAGSKIYQTGRYGMVTVYSDGAGYRVVTEREVEPAEAEVRETAAATGAAAPPRELPASTAAVAH, from the coding sequence ATGCCGAAGAGATTCCTGCGCATCCTGCTGGCCCCGCTCCTCGCCGCGGGCCTGTTCGCGGCGCGGGGCGGGGCCGCGCCGCCCGCCGCGCTGCCCGCCTCCCCCCTCGCCGTGCACGTCCTGGACGTGGGGCACGGGGACGCGATCGTCATCCTCACCCCCGGCGGCCGGTGCGTCCTCATCGACGCGGGCGGCGGCCGGAGGGGCGGGGGGGCGGTCCTCTCGCTGCTGAAGGAGAAGCGGGTCCGGCGGCTGGATACGGTCGTGATGTCGCACGCGGACTCCGACCATATCGGCGGGATGCCCGCGGTCCTCTCCAGCGGAATCGAGGTCGGCGAGTTCCTCGACCCGGGGTACCCGCATACGACCACCCTGTACCGCCGCGTGCTCGAGGCGGTGCAGGCGAGGCCGGAGACGCGCTACCGCACCCCCAGGGCGGGGGAGCTCCTCGACTGGGGGAAGGAGCTGCGGGTCCGGGTGCTCGCCCCCGGGGACGATCCGCGCGGCACCAACGACAGCTCGATCGTGATCCGCCTCACCTACGGCACGGTCAGCTTCCTGTTCACCGGCGACGCCGGGCGACGCTCCGAGCGGGAGATGGCCCGCCGCTTCGGGACCGGGCTCAGGGCGCAGGTGCTGAAGGCGGGGCATCACGGCTCCAAGTCGTCGTCGACCGCGCCGTTCTTGAAGCTCGTGAAGCCTGAGGTGGCGATCGTCAGCACGCGGGGCGCGGGGCCGGACGATCCGTACCGGGAGACGACCGCCCGGCTGCGCGCGGCGGGGTCGAAAATCTACCAGACGGGCAGGTACGGGATGGTCACGGTCTATTCCGACGGTGCCGGGTACCGGGTGGTCACGGAGCGCGAGGTCGAGCCCGCCGAGGCGGAGGTCCGCGAGACCGCCGCGGCCACCGGCGCGGCCGCGCCGCCGCGGGAGCTGCCTGCATCGACCGCGGCGGTCGCGCACTGA